The Brachyspira hyodysenteriae ATCC 27164 genome includes a window with the following:
- a CDS encoding aldose epimerase family protein — MQVKNFGNGYLLYELKNENDMILKLTDIGASIAGVFFKDKNGKEIQVSFGSDDYSFYLNPHDYIGASVGRIANRTINSEFTLDGQTYKLTKNDNGKHHLHGGEKGISFQQFDSKFLDNHSVVFSYSSNEGDEGYPANMDIDITYSLTDDNEIIIEYFAAVNAPTPINLTNHAYWNLNGEDTIYDHDLFIDSSFYLPVTDECVSTGEILKTENTPFDFTKTKKIGADIEKANGYDNCFIFNEKNILSHTNEEENNLNKLRASCYSEKTGITLELYTTKPAMHFYSGNMLNNREVRNTVLNKHNAFCFETEYLPGAVNFPHFPSIIFDADRNYSHKTIYKLSLK, encoded by the coding sequence AATAGCTGGTGTATTTTTCAAAGATAAAAACGGTAAAGAAATTCAGGTATCATTTGGAAGTGATGATTATTCATTTTATTTAAATCCTCATGATTATATAGGTGCTTCTGTAGGAAGAATAGCGAACAGAACAATAAATTCAGAATTTACACTTGACGGACAAACATATAAATTAACTAAAAATGATAATGGAAAACATCATTTACATGGCGGTGAAAAAGGAATATCATTTCAGCAGTTTGATTCTAAGTTTTTAGATAATCATTCTGTAGTATTTAGCTATAGTTCAAATGAAGGTGATGAAGGATATCCTGCCAATATGGATATAGATATAACATATTCTTTGACTGATGATAATGAAATAATCATAGAATATTTTGCAGCAGTTAATGCTCCTACACCAATAAATCTTACTAATCATGCTTATTGGAATCTTAATGGGGAAGATACTATATATGATCATGATTTATTTATAGATTCTTCATTTTATTTGCCAGTAACAGATGAATGCGTATCTACAGGAGAGATCTTAAAAACAGAAAACACTCCTTTTGATTTTACTAAAACAAAAAAAATAGGTGCTGATATAGAAAAAGCAAATGGTTATGATAATTGTTTTATATTTAATGAAAAAAATATATTATCCCATACCAATGAAGAAGAAAATAATTTAAATAAATTAAGAGCTTCATGCTATAGTGAAAAAACAGGCATTACTTTAGAGCTTTATACTACAAAACCAGCTATGCATTTCTATTCAGGCAATATGCTTAATAATAGAGAAGTTAGAAATACAGTTTTAAATAAGCATAATGCATTTTGTTTTGAAACAGAGTATTTACCGGGTGCTGTAAACTTCCCGCATTTTCCAAGCATAATATTTGATGCTGACAGAAATTACAGTCATAAAACAATATATAAATTATCACTAAAATAA